TTATCAGCGGCGGTAGAGAAGATCTGGGACTTGCGGGTGGGGATGACAGTGTTACGGGGGATGAGCTTGGTCATGACACCACCAGTGGTCTCAATACCCAGAGTCAGGGGGTTGACATCCATCAGAACAACGTCGCCGGTACCCTCCTCACCGGACAGGACACCACCCTGGACGGCAGCACCGAAAGCAACAGCCTCATCAGGGTTGATACCCTTGCTGGCCTTCTTGCCACCGAAGAACTCCTCGAGAAGAGCCTGGACCTTGGGGATACGGGTAGAACCACCGACGAGGACAATGTCGTCAACCTCGGACTTCTTAACCTTGGCATCCTTGAGAACCTGCTCGACAGGCTtcagggtcttcttgaaCAGATCCATGTTCAGCTCCTCGAACTTGGCGCGGGTAAGGGTCTCGGAGAAGTCCTCGCCGTTGTGGAAGGCCTCAATCTCAATACGGGTGGACATCTGGGAAGACAGAGTACGCTTGGCCTTCTCAACCTCGCGCTTCAGCTTACCCATGGCCTTGAGATCCTTGGTGACATCAacgttgttcttcttgttgtagAGCTTGACGAAGTGATCCATGACACGCTGGTCAAAGTCCTCACCACCCAAGTGAGTGTCACCAGCGGTAGCCAAGACCTCGAAGACACCGTTGTCGATGGACAGGAGGGAGACATCGaaagtaccaccaccaagatcGTAGACGATGACCTGGCGCTCATCACCAGTCTTGTCCAATCCGTAGGCGAtagcggcggcggtgggctCGTTGACGACACGGAGAACGTTCAGGCCGGCAATGGTACCAGCGTCCTTGGTGGCCTGTCTCTGGGCGTCGTTGAAGTAGGCGGGGACGGTGACGACGGCGTGGGTGACCTTCTTTCCAAGGTAGCCCTCGGcgatctccttcatcttacCAAGAACCATGGCGGAGACCTCCTCGGGGGTCAGGGTCTTGGGGGTCTGGTTGACATCAACCTTGACGTGGGGCTTGCCGTCCTTGTTGACGACCTTGTAGGGGAAGTGCTTGGCGTCCTTCTggacatccttgtcatcgAACTTGCGACCGATCAGGCGCCTAGAGAGCGTTAGCAACAGATCGCCACGAAACTCGCGAGAAGCAGAAAACTCACTTGATATCAAAGATGGTCCGTCTGGGGTTGGCGGCGTATTGATTCTTAGCGGCGTCACCGACCAGGCGTTCCTCATCGGTGAAAGCGACGTATGAAGGGGTGATACGGTTTCCTTGGTCGTTGACGAGAATTTCGACCTTTCCATTCTGCATAACACCGACACAAGAGTAGGTGGTTCCCAGATCAATACCAATGACTGTTGATGACAGAGATCGTTAGCAGATTTTCTTCACTGTCTTCGCAGACGCTGTGCTTACCAGTTCCGTAGCTCTCCTGAGGCGAAGTCTCATCCTGAGCGTGTGCAGtgccgaagaaggcgaggggGGCAATGAAAACAAGCAGCAAGTAGAAGATGGTGGTCCAAGCCGTGAAGGGCTTGGCCGCACCCTGATGCGAGATGCGCGCCATTATGTGTGAAATGTCCTTTCACCACAGGACACGTAGTAGACTTTTTTAATCGACGAGCTGCTCAATTGGAGACAGCAGCGAGTGAATGTGAAAGAATCCTCCTATTGCTCGTACACGGTTTTTATTCCCCGGcacgaagaaagaaggaaaaaataGATACAGTCCAACCCAGATGAGAacgggaaggaaagaaagagcgaggggggggggagggaaggggggagaagagagttGGGTGAAAGAAGGCGACgacggagagaagaaagagtgtCTCGAGAAGCTCCGGCCAGCTTCTTGTATGGCTTGCCAGCGGCAAAGAAAGCGCAGCGGCCATGCTGGCCTTTTCGCGGGTATCTGACTTTAAGGTTACTCCTCGGGCTGTCATTGGTCCGCGACGCGTCCAGGGCAGGGCTGAGTCAGCGTGCACGGCCACCGCCCGGTGGTTCTGCCGGCGGAAAAATGGAAGGCGTTCGTCCAAATGGGGGAAGGCGGTCCACCGAACTTGCTAGAATCGTCGCGTGATTCGCTCGCTTCGGTTAGGCGTTCTTCACTCCTCCAGGGGCACTTTGCCTCTTTCGGCACTTGAACAACTGGCCGTTCCGTTCCTTCGGCGCCATTTCCCGGGAGATTGACCCTACTCTTACTGAAGTCCGGGGGTTGACGCTGAAGATTGAAGGAAAGATGAGAAAAGGGGCCAGCCTGTCAACAACTCGGCAATCACCACATGGCCAGATTCCACTATTGACCATCATTGAGTCAAGTCATTACTGCTTTTTGAGTCACTAAAAGATCACCCAAGGGTCTTCCGCTGTGAAAGTGGATACATCCCCCCCACTCAGGAGGCGCATCCCAGCTTCCTGAATTATTGATTCAGCCAAGGCATGAGGTTTCTGCCAGCCTGGCCAGATCGTTTGATCTCTGTTTCAGTGGATGTGGCTGAAGGGACCCTTTCTCCGTTAGTCACTAAAGGTGCCATTTCCAGCAGCTCTCGTAGTTCTTAGTGTATGAGACAAACATACTCTtctataatactagtagtaagtaggttgttagtagtagtacttgtGGTGGTAGAGTAACCATATAGAAAATCAATAAATCTATGCTAATTACGATTTAGTACGATCAGTTGTAGTTGactgtatgtagtagtagcccAAGTTGGCGTGTTGAAAGGGTGcggaaagaaatatatatatgttgtGTGTAATGGCAACCATGTAAATAGAGGGACATACTATCTAcatcagaaatatatattgtccTGCCAATGCAATCAAACCATAATCTACTCTAGCAACCCAGCAGCCACTGTTCCACCTCCAGCTCGCAGTACAATACGTGTAGGTGCCTCAAGAGGTACAGCCTggtccatctccaccactaTCCGTGCCACAGTACCGGGAGCAACAATTTTGGGCTTTTTCTTGATGCTTGCGCCAGTCACTTTGTCCAAGGTTGCGACCAGCTGGCTGATACGGCCGGGTACGTGCAGGCGGCCCCGGTGGATGTCCACCATGCTGGGCAACAGATGATCAAAGGCCAACACCTTGCATGTAAACGACGTAACATTGGCGATCGGCGCCGAGGCACGGCAGATGACATCGCCAGATcggagatggatgggatcAATATTGACCAGGTTGAGCGTGACGTTCTGACCCGCCACCGCCCAGTCGTTGGGCTCCCCGTCCACTTCCAAGCTGCGTATCGTGGCCTTTTCGCCGCTTGGCATCGTGAGGATCTGATCGCCAACTTGGAGACTACCGGCGTCGATGCGGCCAGAAATGGATAGAGGATTCTGAACGCTGCCCCGGAAGACGTCCCCAATGGTCATTCTCAATGGCTTCTCAATAGCATGGGCGTAAGGTTCCGTAGCTTCAAGCTCCTCAATCAACGTATGACCCTTGTACCATGAGACATTCGGGTCTTCACTGCGTCTAGTTACGTTATCGCCGCTAATACCCGAGCAGGGCACGAAAGCGATGTTTTTGGCTTGGAATCCAGCAGTTGtcaggaaagaagaaacctGCTGTTCGATCTCTTCAAAGCGACCTTGGTCCCATTGGACAGAGTCCATCTTGTTCACAGCAATGATGATCCTCTGCACCCCCATACTCCGCACGAGGAGAGCATGCTCCTTCGTTTGACCCTTGAGTCCAGACTCAAAATTGCCTATGCTAGAGTCGATGACGAGAACGGCAAAATCGGCTTGACTGGCGCCCGCAATCATATTGGGTACAAAGTCCCGATGACCCGGAGCATCCACAATCGTAAACACCGTACTCTCCGTCTCAAACTTGTTTGTTGCAATATCAATAGTAACACCCCGAGCTCTCTCCTCGGAGCCTTGATCTAATACCCAGGCAAGGGCGAAGGATCCCTTCCCaatcttctctgcctcttTACGGTATTTTTCTAATGTGCGCTGATCGACAGCTTTGAGGTCGGCCAGCAGGCGTCCCATCAACGTACTCTTTCCTGCGTCGACATGGCCTAATCCCTTGTCAGTTGGCGTCCGTCCATCCGCAGAGAAACGGGTAGTACGAACCGATAACGGCGAAATTCATGGCTTTCTTCCGTTGCGTTTTCTGGTACTCAGACAGCACATCTAGGTTCTTGCTCTTCACattcaccttctcctccacactCAGGCTGTTCATGCCTTCAGCCAAACCAGCCTGGGTTTTCTTGTCACCTGCTGACTTAGAAGCAGGTTGTTTCGATTTGAAGCCTGCATGTCCATTAGGGAGGATCTATATCTTGCGCCGAATAGCCAAACCTTTTGCAGAGCTCTGAGCATTCAACACGACATCGTCGGGGCTTGGGCCTGCAAAATCAAAGGGTTCAGCAAGTTCTTGACCATATATCTTGATCAAATCTAATGTGCTGGCAGATAGGTGGCTGGGCTCGGCCATCTTTGGGCGTATCGCTTCTCCAACGATCGTACTGGCAAATGTAGACGGTGGTGCGCGAATGTTGAGAgcggcctcttcttcctgcttcttgtCGGTTGACACGGGGGATTCTATATCTGCCTGCGCAGTGACCTCCGGACTGCTTTGTTTTCTCGGCTCTGGGGACGGCATTTTCTGGGGCGAAGGGCTTCCCAGCCGCGATCCTTTACCGAGTGACCGAAGCGATTGCAGACCCTCAGACGATTTCTGCGGCTTGCCATTGCTAGCGAGTCTCTCACGGAGAGAAAGGGCGGGGCTCTTTCGCTCAGTGGAAGATGGCCGGGAACTTTCAACTTCAGACGGAGGTGTAGGGGTTGGTGCCGCAgacttctctccctctttcttcttgcgcGCAGCAGCCAAAGCAGCCAACTTGGATACCTTTCCGGAATTCTCAGGAGCACCACCCAGCAGACCCAACCGGGGATATAGAGGCTCAACGAGTATGTCCGCCTTACGGTGTGCAGGGATGTTTAGCCACGGTGCATCGCGAAAGAAGTCGGCTGCCGAGAAATGTGCAGTTGAAGAGGCCGGAGGAGACAATGGAATAGGATATACAGGCACTAGGAAGTCTGTTAGAACATACTTCAACTTCCGTAACGGCGTCAGTtcaaagcaatcaatcacGAGGGGTAAGGGTAATGCTCACAGTTTATGAAATCCTGACCGACAGTACGTATACGCCGACTTGCAGGCGATCCAAGCCCAACCACCATAGTATGGACGAGCAGATGCGCTTACCTGTGCTTGCTTTTGCCTTGacagccggagccggagccggagcctgTTTCTTCTTGACCTCCTTCGCCTTTTTACCTGCATCCGATGGTTCTTATTAGCATCCAGAAAAGCAGGTCGCAACTCTGCTGGAATGCAGTCCAAATCCCCCCTTCCGAAGAGGAGTGATAACGCACCTCTCAGGTAATTCACAGACTTCTCAACATCATTGTAATAGTGCCATAGCGCCTCTTGCACCTCATCGCGAGTCGCGTTGACTGGAGGGTCCCCTGCACGGAGCTGGTTCAACACTTCTGCAGTGCACTGCTCGAggaattcctcctcctcgggaTCCGGAGAATCATAGTCATCGTCAaagtcatcttcgtcgtagCTCACAGCCTTAACGCGATGGCGCGacatgctggtggtggtgtgttgttgttgttgggagcGGGGCAGGTTGCTAGGGAGGGGTTTTCCGGAAGACGGTAGGTTTAACGAGGGATTGGAGAATTCCCAAAGGAATAAATACGACAAGAAAAGATATAAGTAAACAGCACGCTACGTGCTTTGGTGACTGCCCGAATGTGAATGGGCCAAGAGGGTAGAGTCAAGAAGTTGGCAAAACAGAGAGCCGAGTCGGAGGTTGTCGTTGTGGAGGAGCTGATCGAATCCCACCACGTCATTCCCCGCTCGGTGGCCTCAGGCCGCTCAACTACTGCGGACGCTTCCTCCATTACGAATATCTTTCAAAGCAGTCTATCTACAGCGCCTTATTTCCAAGCTACATTCTATGTACAGCATTTTGAGATCACCTTTTGAACTGATAAATTGTGGTATTTTCTCTCTATCGAGCGACTCTGAAGTCACTCCCAAATTTACTTCATGAATAGCCAACTATGACAGGACATCCAAATGTCGCCTCTATCTTCTTAAGACCTCCAGAACTGGTCGATATAGCAAATCGATAATATCATAAGGAAACGTCGTCAAAGATCTATACCCGGATTCGGGCGCAGATGTTCACTTCAGGGGACTTCCACTGAAGAAGTCACCCGCTCCAGGGCCAGCAAAGCTGCCGTTGCTGGGCGTCAGAGCGATGGAGCGTCGGAAGGCCTGTCTGGGTGTGGCTGGGGCGCTAGCAGCGGCGCCGACAACATCAGACGTGCTAGGAGTGTTGCGACCGCTGTTGTTCTGCATCGTAACCGCCGTTCCGGGGCGGGAGAGCACGGTTGGGACACCGTTTCTGGGAGGGGGTCGGAATCCAAGCTTGGAACCTTCGCGAAAAATCTCTTCCAATATTTGAGACACAATACCTGCATCTTCGTATTCTTTGAATTTCTTCCATAGACGTAGGGCCATGCGTGCGTCCTCGATGGAGTCGTGTCCTTGGTTGTCATCAGCCGGTTCCTCTTGGATGTATTCTTTGAATACCGCCCAAGCCAGATACCGAAGACTGAGACGGCGGTTCTTTCCGGGGTGGAAGAACAAGTATTGGGTATCTACCGTCTGACTCTTGGGAACTTGAATGTTGACTTTGCGGAAATCAGAGGCTAAACCATGTCCGACAAACACGCAGCCTAAGTTGAGGAGCAGCCAGAGTTTCTTGTATGCCACCTTCAGCGGGACAAGGTTGTGCTGACTGACCCTAGGGTCCAGATCCCCGGGCTTGATGCCTGAGTACTGAGTGACATAGTCGACAATGTTCTCTTTGATGGTAATATAGTCGTCGATGAAGGGCACACCTTCTCGAATCCCTGAGCCTCGGAGAACAGATACCCTAGCAAGTCCGCTCTTGTTAGGGCGTACAATTTCCTGAGAGCCATCCGCTTTCACATCGATTTCGGCTTTCTCGAGATCGACAAACTCGGTATCGAGAGCAACAGGCGTACCAGGGGTtggcttctcctcttcggaGAGCGTGACGCGAGATTCTACCGGACGGCCACCActggaagagggaagatTAGCGCAAACCACGTGCTACTGGAAGGGGGTCAACTTACTTTAGCGACCAGTCACGGAAGAGAAGAGTGGTGTCGAGCGTGTCTTTCCAAGTATCATCCATAGCATGTCGACCATCTTGCACCTGGTAGGCTAGCACGCACGGTATTTTCCATGGCTGATTGAAGCGGAGGGCTTCGTCTTTGTCGACTTCTGTGACAAGGAAGTCGTTGAAAAGATGCCACTTGTTCTTGGCTTCCGGTTCACGAGATGAGATGGATACGTTGATAAATGAGACTAGATGTGCCTTTTGGTGCTCCGGAATATCGATCTCACATACCAAACCCACCAGGTCATATACCACGAGACCTGGCATCTTGGCTTGGACTCGTACTTTTAGGTCTTCACCTTCGAAGCATAGAATTTGACCACCGTCGATAACGATTCCAACTTCTTCCGGCAACCACCCAGGAATCGCCCACAGCCGCCGACAGATGGGGTTGGTGAGAGCCGCATTCAGCATCAAGACCTGAGGCATGCGGTGAACTGATTTCCGGATAGCAACTTGCTGGTATCGACGGCAGTAGTTGCACCATCCTCTATTCTGGGTTTCTCGCTCAATGCTGGCCCGTAAGATATTCGAAAAGCGGAAGGCAGGATTCCTGCGAGCTTGCTTGATATCGATGGCAGGATAGTTCAGCTCGTTGACAAGGGAGTTGCCCGGTCTCACAATCTCGTTCTGGCAGAACATACAGCGAATGGACTCGGACGCGACTGTGGCTAATCTGTGGTCTAGGTCGTCCGAGCTCGGTGAGATCATACGGAAGTCGTGCGAGATTTGACCCAGGAAGAATCTGTTAACAGCCTGGATCGCAGCCGAAAGTGACTTATTCGTCAGGTTTTCTTCAAACAGACCCAAGTTTGATGCTTCACGGTAACTACTGAAGGTTTTCAATAGGTTCGTTGCTTGGCAGTTCTGGCCGCTCGCTTTCTCGAGCATATCGAATAGGTAGCCCATTTCGCAGAGCAGACATGTCTCGAAAATGCACGAACTTGCTGCATGGTGGAGAGCCACGTTGCGGATATAAGGGATGAATTTGAAAAGCTGAAGGAGAGCGTTGGTAAAGGAATTGGCAATATGTGTTTCCAATCCAGAGAACGTCGTTTGGTTGTAGAATCTATCCAAAGTATTAGTTGCTGCATATCACTCCTCAGAATACAAGGACACTTACCTGAAATCGAAATCATCGACACCGAACCTACTGTACTTGATCTCAACATTGCTGTATTTGAGGAGAGGATCATCGTCCGTTTCTCCATTGATTTTGGCACCCGCCAGAGCCTCGGCAGCATCACTGATGGCCCCTTCTGATTGCGCCTTATTCTGTTCTCGAGCTTTCTCACTCAAGAACTTGGGAGCAATAAGAGCAGGCTCAGCAGACGACAAAGCGCGTGTGTTCTCGACTTGATAACGCCGTGTCTTCTTCGGATTCGGCGCATGGTGACCGAGCTCTGCCGGACGGAGATAAGGAATCAAAGCCTGATCTACTTGAGGAGGGGGGCTGCCAACTTCGAAGATCAGATGGCTCGGCCACGCAGAGAAAAGACGGTCGTGATAATATGGCATGCCGATCATATTCAGGGGCGTTTCTGGAGACCAATCCAGGGTAGGGGGACGAGGGGCTACATCCCCGAATTCCGCCTCTTTGCTCATCTCATTGAAATGAACCTTTGCTGGTGATCCCCATAGATGAATTGCACATTCAGCGTCATTAATAGCCAGTGCTTCTCCGGATGGTGACAAGTCGATACCAAGCATGAAGGAAACGTTCGCCTGGCGAAGATTGATGGCATTCGGGTTCATCAGGTCCACAACTTGAAGCTGGCCTGTCTGAGATGCAATAAAACTCGTTGTGTGCAGCTTTGGGTGCATTCGTACATACGCAGCTCCGGCGTGGAATGGTATTGGGGGTAACGGCGAGAGGGTCTTTAGGTCGTATACATTGGCCAACGGATCGACGATCGGGGAACCCAGATGCCTGACAGAGAAGCCACAGGTAACCAAAAGATCGTTCCGAGCATCCATATCATTGACTGCAGTTCCGTGTGCTTTCCATGTCTTCACCACACTGAAGTCATTCAAGCTCAGCGCGTTGACGGAGCCCGTATCTGTCGCTCCGCAAAGGTATCGGCTCTTCTTCATGATTGTGTAGTTATAGTCCGTGTGTAGCTTGTCGATTATGATTCCCTTATCAATATCAATTGTAAACATCGATTTCTGACATCCTGCCACTATAATTCGGTTGGTTTGGGCTGTGAAGCTCATGCAGCGGAGATCGGTCATTTCTTCGTGAGCGATATGCCATTGTGTCAAGCCGCGCCGTGTTATCATGTGCACACTTTTCGGGGAGAGCGATATGACGCCTCTATCGTGAAAAATAATCTGCCGTACCGGCTCCGTCGCAGGATGTGCCCTGACAGAGGTATATCGCTGGAGCTCAGGACcgaagaaggaggtgatTCGTCCCTAATGGAGTACACGAACGCTGGTCAGCACAGCCTTCGGTGATAGCTGCAAACAACTGAGAAACCGACAAACTCATTTCCCACCCACAACAActccatcacatcatcaaaAGCTATTGCGGTTGCGATTGTCGGCAGGGCATGCACGCTCGGTGCAGGCACCGGAATGCGCGACAGTTCATCCCAATCGGCCTCCATGACCTTGACATCGCACCCGGCAAGGGTGTCGAGCTCAAGATAGGTACAGTATTCGGATTATCGCGGTGTCAAGAAGTTTCAGGCAAAGCGTTGGGTGTGTCCATTGGGGGTCAGGGCGAAAGCGGGCATCGTTCGGCGAAAGCGCGAGTGCGGGGAGCAGGTCTGGCTGGGAAAAGGCGTGGTCTTCAAACTCCGGACCACCGAGCACAGGGGTGAGATTTCACAAGCTGGCACCCGCAAAGACAGTCCCAGGCTCTCGGGCTCTCGTTTCTGGGAGCAACAGCAGACGAGACAAATGGTCTCTGGGGAAGGGGTACCTTTCAGTCAGAGCTGCCGGCAATGGCTGATGAGGTACCGACGCATAATCTCACGTGACTTCAGCCCGAGCGGGACAAACATCCAGCACATCACGCCGTTTCTTCGTCACACGCCTACTGCATAACTACGTACTATGATTGCGATCCTCATACACATAATGTAGTTCTTGCTTAAGACAACACGTTAAGTCGTGTTGTCTTCTTATTTTTggattttttcttatttttatttttatttttatttatttatttatttatttattttttttttttaccgtTCTCGCtgtctataattaaattcaaTCAGTTTCTAGGGATGTGACAGTAGTCAGGATTATGCTCTTCGTTTAAAAAGCGAAGTACCTGTATAGCTAACATTTGATATATAGTGGCTCGACCGGGCCAGATGATATCAAATGATACAGATCGCCGGGTTGAAGTGAAAGtgctaagtagtagtatgaacACTTACAAGAcgaatgaaaaagaagaatcatATAACACTCGTCAGACTACTAACCAGTTGACCGAACTCTATCATAAAGAGACATGAATCCGCTCGTTCCTTTACCTACCGCAAGTGCTCAGGACTTCAGTAAGGTAAGTATTGGGATCGCCATGATAACAAAAAAGTCCACTATAACTACTTGCCAAGCCAATGACCAACCCGCTGTCTAAACGTCATCCCCATACCTCCTCATCTTGACTACACACCCTTCTCCGCATGAAAGAACCAATGTAAGAACCTGCCTCTCCTCGCTGactctcttccccatcctATACCCCTCCGCCTGCTCGATAGCTTCAAAAGTCTGCAGCAACCGCACGATGGTGTATCCAACCTCCAGCAACGCAAATTCCTGTCCCAAGCAAACTCTTGGTCCACCGTTAAACGGCAAATACCCCCAGCCTACATCCTTCAGCGCATCGTTCTCCCACCGCTCGGGTCGAAATTCGTCTGCGTCGGCGCCGTAGATATCCCTGCGGCGGTGCATCGCGTAGACACAGTATCCTACGGCCTCGCCTTTTCGGACGAGGATTGGTGCGGTGCCCGTTGCTCCGCCCCCTGTGGGGAGGGTTGTGGTTTTGGTGGCGGCGCGCGAGTTTACAGGGACGGAGGGGTAGAGGCGAAGGACTGGGATGTTAATGAAATCAGGGTATTGCGAATGATATTTCGAGGAAGATTGAGATTGAAATACCTTCTTTAATGACGAGTGAGAGATACTGAAGTGATTTGACCTGAGTTATAGTAGGCGTCGGCGACCTGAGTCCCACCCCAACTGTATCACTGATCTCGGCCCGCAACTTTGAAAAGACGTGAGGATGCTGGACAAGTAGACGTCTGGATTTGTGTCAAGAGTCAGCTTTCCCAGAAACAAGCATCGGTACATTGGCCCTTACATTGTCCAAGTGAGGCAACAAGCCGTAGTGTCCCTCCCAGCTAACAGGATGTTTAGGCACTGATCCCGAAGCACTTCCAGGTTCCGCGTTTCCTCGATCAAGGCATCAATGAAGATGTATGGCTCTGTCTTATTGCCCGGAGCCTTGTTTGTGGTTGAGATCAAGGCCTTCTGCACAGCACGGTCCACAAATTCATGGCAAGTCTTACATGCCTTACGAAAATTCCCCCCATCCAGAAGCCAATAGAAGTTACCCAATCGTCCGCGTTTGGCCAAGTACTCCTGTCCAAGATTGAAAGCGTTCGCAAAGTCCGATTCCTGGTTTGTCATACCCTCTAATTGGAGAGACTGTAGGTGTTTTCCAAACAGTAGAAAGAGGGTAGTCTCAAGAGTGAGGCGAAAGAAGAGCGGTTGTAGATCGACGGCGTTGTCATCggggatgctggagatgaggtTGTCTACGGCACTGCAGATTTGCTCAAAATTGGCGATTCTGTTCTTCAAGAATTGTGGGCGTAGCAGCTCGCGCGAGTGCCGCCACTGTGCGCCATCTTGAGTGAATATCCCACTCCCCAACAAGGGGTGGAAAGTTAGGGGTCGCAATCCGAGTCCAAAATCTGAAGTGCCATTGGTCAGTAGTAGCAAG
The window above is part of the Aspergillus luchuensis IFO 4308 DNA, chromosome 8, nearly complete sequence genome. Proteins encoded here:
- a CDS encoding cytochrome P450 (COG:Q;~EggNog:ENOG410PGYE;~InterPro:IPR001128,IPR017972,IPR002401,IPR036396;~PFAM:PF00067;~SMCOG1034:cytochrome P450;~TransMembrane:1 (o6-25i);~antiSMASH:Cluster_8.5;~go_function: GO:0005506 - iron ion binding [Evidence IEA];~go_function: GO:0016705 - oxidoreductase activity, acting on paired donors, with incorporation or reduction of molecular oxygen [Evidence IEA];~go_function: GO:0020037 - heme binding [Evidence IEA];~go_process: GO:0055114 - oxidation-reduction process [Evidence IEA]); the encoded protein is MAFFSSTAHILIVGMLICALAYRFITLQRELRANNRTAVANGCLPLRQWNSTWPLGLDLLVQAFRHDRKQQILKFFLDIVAESGTTFEQNLLFSRGVDTVEPQNIQALLSTQSADFGLGLRPLTFHPLLGSGIFTQDGAQWRHSRELLRPQFLKNRIANFEQICSAVDNLISSIPDDNAVDLQPLFFRLTLETTLFLLFGKHLQSLQLEGMTNQESDFANAFNLGQEYLAKRGRLGNFYWLLDGGNFRKACKTCHEFVDRAVQKALISTTNKAPGNKTEPYIFIDALIEETRNLEVLRDQCLNILLAGRDTTACCLTWTIRLLVQHPHVFSKLRAEISDTVGVGLRSPTPTITQVKSLQYLSLVIKEVLRLYPSVPVNSRAATKTTTLPTGGGATGTAPILVRKGEAVGYCVYAMHRRRDIYGADADEFRPERWENDALKDVGWGYLPFNGGPRVCLGQEFALLEVGYTIVRLLQTFEAIEQAEGYRMGKRVSEERQVLTLVLSCGEGCVVKMRRYGDDV